In the genome of Primulina tabacum isolate GXHZ01 chromosome 13, ASM2559414v2, whole genome shotgun sequence, the window ccttaaaaagtctctcgaatcgataaaatttgcgtgccgttaaaaataaaatcttgcgggtaaaaatacctaaaaattctcatttttgaaaaaaaccatacttaaaaacacctcatattaatttataaaaataaatcgtataataaaataatttttcttaaaattctccggtctccgttcctcgttcgggcgtgaaatgcatctagaaaccctaatgcatgaacttttaaaatttcattaaataaattctatcatgcaataattatgcatagaatgcataaaaataattaaacgccaattaataaaataaacatgcgtTTTAtactttaaaagaatttaataaaataccaaagaaatttaataacttgcatgcatgtgtttaccgtagactttcaaattttcgagacGTTACATATCGGCTATTTGAACTGTGCACGAACAAACCAAACTCACAATTCATGTGTTTTCCTTGCTAAGAAAGTGAGAGAAATCAGAGCGAATTTTTATTGATATTGTCTTGTATCAATACTGATCAATAACATTCTCATGAAAATCAGCCCTCTGAAGCTCACATATGGGCTATGGCCTCAACTCCTCAATTTTGCCGCTATTAAAACTAGCAAAGTCGCCTCagaattaaaaaatgatctGGGGTGCAAAagttattaaacaaaatattaagGAAACTTGAAAGAATTTGAGAAAGACAATGAATTGTATTAGTTGGTAGATAACTTGGTGATCACAAATGAAGACCATATCTTATTTTATAGTACTCGTGAATTATAATCGACGGTtaaaatcatgatcatcatcTAATGATAAAAATAAGTTTTGTTGAACATTTTACCAACTAGATTGTTTCTCTCTTTCCAAATATTCTAGATAATTCTTAAAACTACAAAGAAAGGGTTAAAGATACAATAGAGAACATTAGTATGtttgaataaattaaaatttttctaaaactaATTATGGGCAATTTTGAATGCAGAAACTGTAGTTTTAAAAAGTTGAAATAAGTTCAGCGTTTTAAAGTGTTCTTATTAAAAAACAATGGAAAAGTGTTTGAAGATTGAAAAAAtgttgaaaaatgtttttatttaaatttaaaaataaaaatataacaaaaatccAATATCCAGAAATTTTAGCTTGCAAAGaagtttttttttatgtgtTTTTTAAAACAGTTTTTGTAATCGAACAGACTCCAAACTTCTGACAAACACCttagaaaagaaaattttgaaaattgatttataatttaatcaaaCTAGTCACTATTCGCTATgcaaaaatttcttgaaaacatattaaaaacgagtaggtttcttgtgagacggtctcacaaatctttatccgtgagacgggtcaacactaacgatattcacaataaaaaaataatactctaagcataaaaaataataatttttcatggatgaccaaaataagagatccgtctcacaaaatacgacccgtgagatcgtctcacacaagtttttgtcattaaaAAATGTGCcattttctaaattttaatcCTGCTTGAGCAGTGCACTTGCAAAGTTGAACCCAAAAAATGAAGAAGGATTTCAATTATAAAAATTCCGACATATATACGAATATTACAACAATAGGAAAAATAATAGCTATCTCCAcagtaaaaaatatattttaaaaaatcaaacaaataataaagaaaataatccaacaacaataaGGAGAACCCCACGACCCGACAACGAATGACCCGAATTGGAATCCCTATCCTGTCGCGGAGTCAAAACAGGGCCCGACCCATTGAAGTTCGGGTTCGACCCGTATAGCTCTTGAATACCCGTAATATCATCGTTTGCTAGCTCCACTTTCCTCACACCCGATGGAATACTCGGGTACATTATCGCTTCTTCGACCGAGCTGTGACCCAACCCGAGTAAATGCCCGATCTCGTGAACCGCCACCGATTCGAGGTCCACCGCCGACAGCGGGGCGGCGTTGATGAAGTCGCCGTCGATCACCCAGTTCTCGTCGTTGTCCAGATGCAGCCTCCCAACCGTCGGCGCGAACGCGTGCGCCAGCGTGCCCAGGACCCCGTCGAACGGCTCGCCGTCGCCGTGGTCGCCGCTGAAGAACCCGATCTTGATGTCCGCCTGCCGGAACGATGTAATCTGCGTGAAACTCAACGTGGTCACCTCCGACCACCGGTCGAACGCGCGTGTGAACAGGCTCTGGACGTTCGGCGGCACCTGATTCTCCGGAGAGAAGGCGTACGTGAGCTCACTCTTGCTGGCCGGCCAGCGGGGTCGGTTGGGGAAGAACGAGTAATGGGCAATCGTGTGGATCGTAGAATTTGTGCTTGGTGGTTTCCCGAAACGCATTGTGGAAGTCCCGTTGACCATATCGGGGTTGCCGCATCGTGGCTGCACGATGTACTTCAAAGTCGGCGCATCTATCACTCCGGTGGTGTCGAGGTTGAAGTTGAGCTGGTAGATTTTGACGGCGGACTCGAAGGGGTCGTCGAATTCGTCGGAGAAATCAGCGTAAGAAGAATTAAGGTACCCAAAATACTGGAAGTATTTCTTGAGCTTAGCTAACCCATCGACTTTCATCCCATGTCCGCAGCCCACAAGATTGTTAAACGCATCCCAACCTGTGCCATTGGGGATCAACGATGCCGGGATTGATGTGATATTGGGGAAGAAATGCGCCGAAATCGGAGCTGGATTGACGACAAAGATCAGCAGAGAGATTATCAGCAACGGGAACTTCATCTTCCTCGCGAGTGAGAGAAAGCGGATGAAAATTTCTGCAATGAAAATGGAGATGATCGAGTTTTCAAGAGAAATATGGTACGGAGGACAGCAGATTAATGGTGCTGATTTAACCgtgtgagagagagagagagagaagacAGACCGAGTCtatttgaaaattcaacatGTATTATTAAATGATTCCCCAACACCATTTCCTTCCAGGTTCTCTCATTTATTCcaacattttatttaattattattggcTGAaacttataaatttttaaaaaacatctCACAAGCGCTAAAAATCCGCTTCAAGCTCGAGGATCAGTTTACCCCCGCTCGTCGGCCGATCCTTCTTTTTGCAATGGTGCGACGTACTCTGCGAGGGGGCGGTTATGGGTTATTAAACATGCTATTGCCCGCATAGAGATTGCAATGCTCTGATTTTAAAAGAATGTGGTGGGAACTTGGGGCGGTCGACATGCCCGAACTGCAAGGGGTGGTCGGTttgattaattttaaaaaaagtttgtCACATAACTTCTCGGGGATTCGGTCGAAGCTGGCTGTAAGGGCACTGTTTGAACCAGCCGATGATTGACACGTGGGAAGTAAATTCTATTTTGAACTTACGAAACCAAGGTTGAGCAGGTTggtcaaatttttaaaaaaaaaaacattgatACATGGCAAAATATGAATGGATGAGAGTAATGTCCACAGTGGTGGTATCCAATGAACCCTTCTGGGGTCCTATATGGACGTAACAGTGACTTCTCGTGCATAGTTGATGAAATAGATAAACGCTTGACAAACGCTTGACATAAGTTCGATTTTCTTTATCAACATTTTTTTCAGCGAGATTGTCTTAACTAACTTGTATTGCAGGGCATTGCATCaagaatataaaaaatatatatttgaaaaaacATGGATTTTTTTTGCAGGTTATTGTGTTAAAGAATAGtaattgattatatatatatatatttttagagaggaaataatttttttgggaagaatttttctagacgttttcaaaatttttgtttGGACTTTGCAGCGTAATCTGTTTGACAAAATCAACGAGACGGCTTGTTACTGAAGCTCAAATTATacaatcaattaatataaaactgtaattttGGTCAAATACGTttcttttttatgattttagtaatttattttgtcaaatttcagttttagtaCGTTAAATACtgaaatttgagaaaatatgAGACCAAATTGATAAAAAGTTGAATGAGAATTTGAGAAGGCCGGTGGCGCTGGAGGGTTGGATGAGGTGTCCATCGTGCGGGATTTTCGTCCAACGGGTGGGGGAGATTGTTCATCTGTGAGATGCAGGTTAGTCATTGGTATTTGGTTCATTTTTCGTTGCTCGTATGTTCTCATTATGTTAATTTTAccgtaaaataataaattttggttTTCCGATTATTTTATTAGTTAAAAAAGAGTTTTGGTCATTTAACTTGGGTGGTTTCTAGTCTGAGATGACTCTAAGTTGTCCGACATCATATCAATACTTCGATAAAAGAAAACCAAAAGTGAAAAAGAACAAACTTATTCGAACAACTACGACCCAATTTTTAACAAGGACAAAAATCTATAGGACGTCGAATTTTAAAAGTATTAGGTGCTTAATGTGGAAGGTATGTGTGCTCATGAAATATCTTCTGCTATATTCTTTGTTTtgtaatttataaaatgacAAAATGTCAATTTTAATCTTAGATCTATGCGTTGTGACATTTTTAGTCttatatattttgttgaatcaATTATGGTCTTATAACCATGCAACGACAATCAATTTTGGCCATTCTCCTCAAAATCATGTagttaaattattgattttataattagttagtttaaaaaaattctCGTGGTTTACAATAAAAGTACTAAAATTTAACAATGATTATAGTAATTTAATTATGCaacttttagaaaaaaaaagagactACAATTTATCATCAAAAACATAATTACAAAACAACAATTTATTCAACAAACGACAGAactgaaaatgtcaaaacacaatacatataagaataaaattgatatttgacgaCCTTTACAATTTATAAGCCAAGTGGCTATCGTGAGCTTTGAAAAAAATGTATGACCCACAAGAATTTtaacttataatttttttttttgacttttAGACTTTCacttttatttgaaaataaaaaattcaatatttaTCGACATCACAACCActtctgtatatatatatatataaacactttaaaaaattaaattaattacgtGTTTTTTTAAGCAACATGCTTATATATGCAAACTCGCATGTCTATGAGATATCGGACGCTGCGATTGCAGTGCCTTGTGGATCAATTTTTTGGTTCAGCTGCGAATTTGTAGACAAATGCAAATTCAAGTGTTCAGATTTTATGTCTGCTGATCCATTTATTTGTGGACGTGATTCAATATTTATatcggtgtgtgtgtgtgtgtgtgtatatatatatatatatatagtttaaaTGTAATAAGTTTTGTGTCTTTATATATTTCGTTGAGATTCATACTCATTTTATTCACGTTGAGCAACACATTAAAAATTCACGTTCAGCAACATACTACAAACATCTGCTTAAATTtcattttcaattttcaaattTGAAGAAGGTAAAACGttgattttttctttattttttttatatatataaaacgtatttagtattatattatattttaattgttgatatttttattatatttatttaatattagtatattttaaatactgatttatgatttttgttATTTGTTGCATGATGACTGCTAATCGAGGTCCGAAAGATCgtggtgttttgtatttgcaATCGACGCATATCTCATCAACGATTTCTTTTGAATTGTTGATCATATTGTGTGAGTTAAGCGTTCAGATGATCTTATCTAAGTGTTATTACTTGGAAATAATATACACAATTGTGTGTTGGCATATTTAAGTCAGATGATGTTATATGGTGTTCTACAATGTGACTTCCATTTAAATGATAATCATCTTATTACTGCTCTCGTTGAACGATGGTGTcatgagacatataaatttcactTTAAATATGGTGAGGGTACAATTACCTTCCAAGATGTTTCTGTTATTAGGGGTCTAAAATTGACGGAAAGCCGGTGATTGGAGTAGATTATTCACATAAAATTACTGAATGTCAACATATATGTCTCGATTTGCTGGGATATGAACATATACCATCACATTTTAAAGGCGGTTACTTGTCTATTACATCTTTACATGTTCATTGTGAATTCACTATTATTGATAATGAAAGCGTGGAAGTTGATGTCATTAAATATACTCGATGTGTGGCGTTGACGATAATCGGAGGAATAATGTTTCCAGTTATGAAAGAGTGTCacttaggtttttttttttttttgcaactaTTCCGGGATATCAATCGAGTAAACTCCTACAATTAGGGTAGTGCAATTTTAGCTTTTCTATATCATGAGTTATGCAATGCTATTCGTATAGAAAAATCTAATATAGCTGGGTCTTTAATCCTGCaggtatatataatattttttttattatttaacatatttttttagcttatttaaaattttatttattattattgacaTATATGAAACATGTGCATGATTAAATTTGTTAACCCTAACAGACAAAGTATATCTCTTGTTGGGAATGTTGGTAACCTGAAATAATTTCAGTTGCTCCCTATGTGCAtgataatatttgaaaactGTCGGCAAAGAATGGTCAAGAAAGACAACAATACGTGCATTAAATTTGACAACTGCGAGTTGTCATAATTGACTAAATAAATTTGACGAAAATAATGTGTTTTCACACGGACAAGGAGCTCCTCcttccttcattctgaaatcatctcttcttcgagttttctctcattctattagttttataatatttgtgaggtgtttgttctcctgtattaagagagtgtgtgttctctttggaaacacattgagtgagttgtacaccacaaaatattat includes:
- the LOC142523129 gene encoding metalloendoproteinase 2-MMP-like is translated as MKFPLLIISLLIFVVNPAPISAHFFPNITSIPASLIPNGTGWDAFNNLVGCGHGMKVDGLAKLKKYFQYFGYLNSSYADFSDEFDDPFESAVKIYQLNFNLDTTGVIDAPTLKYIVQPRCGNPDMVNGTSTMRFGKPPSTNSTIHTIAHYSFFPNRPRWPASKSELTYAFSPENQVPPNVQSLFTRAFDRWSEVTTLSFTQITSFRQADIKIGFFSGDHGDGEPFDGVLGTLAHAFAPTVGRLHLDNDENWVIDGDFINAAPLSAVDLESVAVHEIGHLLGLGHSSVEEAIMYPSIPSGVRKVELANDDITGIQELYGSNPNFNGSGPVLTPRQDRDSNSGHSLSGRGVLLIVVGLFSLLFV